The Chromatiales bacterium genome includes a region encoding these proteins:
- a CDS encoding transcriptional regulator, protein MHELSSEKLITIITTDVLEDRLITIVKAHGASGYTIQRARGGGSSGEQSGMLDVDTNITFHVVLPPDRLSGVLADLHRLIRKHYHLTVWVSDVSVLRPEKFSDPLA, encoded by the coding sequence ATGCACGAGCTTTCGTCCGAGAAATTGATCACGATCATTACGACCGATGTTCTTGAAGACCGTCTGATCACAATCGTCAAGGCGCATGGGGCAAGCGGCTATACGATTCAGCGGGCTCGTGGTGGTGGTTCGAGCGGAGAGCAAAGCGGGATGCTGGATGTGGATACGAATATCACCTTCCACGTCGTGTTGCCGCCTGATAGGCTCTCGGGAGTACTTGCAGACTTGCATCGATTGATTCGGAAACATTATCACCTGACGGTTTGGGTGTCCGATGTTTCGGTGCTGCGACCAGAGAAGTTTTCTGACCCACTTGCCTGA
- a CDS encoding STAS domain-containing protein: MRRLSSRLFPFVGWFPVTAGGLRADLMAGLAVALVLIPQSMAYAQLAQLPPIYGLYAAFLPVMVAALWGSSSQLATGPVAVVSLLTGTALLPFAAAGSPEFIALAIALAALIGVIQLLLGLLRMGVLVSFISHPVVIGFTNAAALIIALSQLNKLLGLQRDTESAFLVGIWDMLLRIGDSHVPTVMMGVGAIALMWLLKKYLPRAPGVLIAVVLSILISWLAGFERKTSVSMDAIATEEVRALIEEKHAVKLAAETREEVVRDIDERLVDITDGEALMLQHQRNVAAHEAEELREKARLIASEIRRIGLQQAAGGVGVFYAVDVSPTDVELDKGIWRFVGTSENEVTLSSGGAVVGTVPRGLPDLAWPSLDWQVVTSLITSAFIIAMVGFTEAIAIAKAMAAKTGQRIDPNQELIGQGLANMVGSISQAYPVSGSFSRSAVNLSNGARTGLSSVFTALIVLVTLLFLTSLLYHLPQAVLAAIIMMAVSGLVNVKAVKHAWQASRHDGLAAIVTFVVTLVLAPNLEFGILAGVGLAVALYLYRTMRPRVAELARYQDGTLRDARLYGLAPFKSACIIRFDGGLFFANVPYFEDAVLNAVARNPEAKYVVIVGKGINEVDASGEEVIRHLVRRLRERDVTLVFAGIKAQVLDVMQRTGLYEEIGEKYVFRSTQGALDAVAEWTGDDSLRDAKSEKSGSGHPVADPA; encoded by the coding sequence ATGCGGCGACTAAGCTCAAGGCTGTTCCCGTTTGTTGGTTGGTTTCCTGTCACGGCGGGTGGTTTGCGTGCAGATCTGATGGCGGGACTCGCCGTTGCGCTAGTGCTTATACCCCAGTCCATGGCATATGCGCAGCTTGCGCAGTTGCCGCCCATCTATGGCCTGTACGCAGCCTTTCTGCCGGTTATGGTTGCTGCGCTATGGGGCTCGTCAAGCCAGTTGGCCACCGGGCCAGTTGCTGTCGTATCGTTGCTTACGGGGACTGCGCTATTACCCTTTGCGGCAGCAGGCTCACCAGAGTTCATAGCGTTGGCTATTGCACTTGCAGCGCTTATCGGGGTGATTCAGCTGCTGCTCGGGCTCTTGCGCATGGGTGTGCTCGTCAGCTTCATTTCTCATCCGGTGGTGATTGGGTTCACGAATGCTGCGGCGCTTATCATCGCGCTCTCACAGCTTAATAAGCTGCTAGGCCTTCAGCGCGATACCGAAAGTGCTTTCCTGGTGGGTATCTGGGACATGCTGTTGAGGATCGGTGACTCACATGTTCCTACTGTGATGATGGGCGTGGGTGCAATAGCCCTGATGTGGTTGCTGAAGAAGTATCTCCCGAGGGCTCCGGGTGTTCTCATTGCCGTTGTGCTGTCCATCCTGATCAGCTGGTTGGCTGGTTTTGAACGCAAGACAAGCGTGTCAATGGATGCGATCGCAACTGAAGAAGTTCGCGCCTTGATCGAGGAGAAGCACGCTGTAAAGCTGGCTGCCGAGACGCGCGAAGAGGTAGTGCGTGATATCGATGAGCGACTTGTCGATATCACTGATGGTGAGGCGCTGATGCTGCAGCATCAGCGTAACGTCGCTGCCCATGAGGCCGAGGAGTTGCGGGAGAAAGCCAGGCTGATCGCTTCAGAGATACGCAGGATTGGCTTGCAACAGGCTGCCGGAGGTGTGGGTGTCTTCTACGCCGTCGATGTATCGCCGACAGATGTGGAGCTTGACAAGGGCATATGGCGATTCGTCGGTACCTCTGAGAACGAGGTGACGCTGAGCAGTGGCGGGGCTGTTGTCGGTACGGTTCCCAGGGGTTTGCCTGATCTCGCCTGGCCAAGCCTTGACTGGCAGGTGGTTACGTCGTTGATCACGTCGGCCTTCATTATTGCAATGGTCGGGTTCACTGAGGCGATTGCCATTGCCAAGGCGATGGCGGCGAAAACCGGTCAGCGCATCGACCCGAATCAGGAGTTGATAGGGCAGGGACTGGCGAATATGGTCGGCAGTATCAGTCAGGCTTATCCGGTGAGTGGTTCGTTCTCGCGTTCGGCTGTCAACCTGAGCAATGGTGCGCGCACGGGACTTTCGTCTGTGTTTACCGCGCTGATTGTGCTCGTGACATTGCTCTTCCTGACATCTCTGCTTTATCACCTTCCCCAGGCAGTGCTTGCGGCCATCATCATGATGGCGGTCTCGGGCCTGGTGAATGTCAAGGCAGTCAAGCATGCCTGGCAGGCAAGTCGACACGACGGGCTGGCCGCCATCGTGACCTTCGTTGTCACTCTGGTGCTTGCGCCCAATCTCGAATTCGGGATTCTCGCCGGCGTAGGCCTTGCCGTGGCGCTGTATCTTTATCGAACGATGCGGCCTCGTGTAGCCGAGCTTGCGCGCTACCAGGATGGCACCTTGCGTGATGCCAGGCTGTATGGGCTGGCGCCATTCAAGAGTGCCTGCATCATTCGTTTCGACGGCGGACTGTTCTTTGCCAATGTTCCCTATTTCGAAGATGCTGTGCTGAATGCCGTTGCGCGCAATCCCGAGGCCAAGTATGTCGTGATCGTCGGCAAGGGAATCAATGAGGTCGACGCGTCCGGCGAGGAGGTTATACGTCATCTCGTACGGCGCCTGCGCGAACGGGATGTCACGTTGGTATTTGCCGGCATCAAGGCGCAGGTGCTCGATGTGATGCAGCGTACCGGTCTTTACGAGGAGATTGGCGAGAAGTACGTTTTTCGCTCGACCCAGGGTGCACTGGATGCCGTGGCGGAATGGACGGGCGACGACTCCTTGCGAGACGCAAAGTCGGAGAAATCCGGCAGTGGACACCCAGTCGCAGATCCTGCCTGA
- a CDS encoding SulP family inorganic anion transporter — translation MHSLLYTLFPFLRWFPMNSAGIRADFLAGLTVALVLVPQSMAYAQLAGLPVVYGLYASFIPVIVASLWGSSSQLHTGPVAMLSLMSAAALIPFASPESPSFIELSVMLALMVGVLRLALGVFRLGAIVNLLSSPVIVGFTNAAALIIGLSQLSKVLGVPFPRTDNYLADLWRVLEQIPELHWPTLIFGVGAWLVISLMRRVMPSLPGVLVAVVLATLVSAVVGYENKKTVSLEQIEDPVIAEAIDAFGKVHMRIGELTNEIAEVNRYAEELKKRGNEKDFAEAAMLEASAAVYSQKLDKLKSENTVRRVELHAMRLTQIAGDDGVSRFVPVAAVESTEGGVWRFHGVDKDGVVLSSGGAVVGNIPEGLPSFEVPTIQWELVIALLPAALVMALIGFMEATSISKAIATNTGERVDTSKELVGQGLANIAGSFFGSYTVSGSFSRSAVAARTGAKTGLFAIISALAVMLVLLFFTEYLYHLPQAVLAVIVMMAVFSLIRISPLVNAWKFDRIGALIGVITFVATLLMAPSIANGILLGVALTVLYHLVRIMKPRTEIVGRKDDGTLGGMLTHGLEPISENFVPVRFDGSLTFINVAYFEDVILEAHSDFPDAKAILVIGSSINEIDASGEEKVREVAQRLREVGVKLAFSGLKHQVMRVMERSGLVKELGADAFYPDKQSALDAMIKQYGAGPAPARSPAAG, via the coding sequence ATGCACTCGCTTCTTTACACGCTGTTCCCTTTCCTGCGCTGGTTCCCCATGAATTCGGCCGGAATACGTGCCGATTTCCTCGCTGGTCTCACTGTGGCATTGGTACTTGTTCCGCAAAGCATGGCCTATGCACAGCTTGCCGGATTGCCAGTGGTATACGGCCTGTATGCCTCCTTTATCCCCGTCATCGTCGCATCGCTGTGGGGGTCGTCCAGTCAGCTGCATACGGGTCCGGTGGCAATGCTGTCCCTGATGTCAGCAGCAGCACTTATCCCATTCGCAAGTCCAGAGAGCCCCAGTTTCATCGAGTTGTCGGTAATGCTGGCATTGATGGTTGGTGTGCTGCGTCTGGCGCTGGGTGTGTTCCGCCTTGGGGCGATCGTCAATCTGCTGTCGAGCCCCGTGATCGTGGGTTTCACGAATGCTGCAGCGCTCATTATCGGTTTGTCGCAGCTGAGTAAGGTTCTCGGTGTGCCATTTCCTCGCACGGATAATTACCTGGCTGACCTGTGGCGTGTTCTCGAACAGATTCCAGAGTTGCATTGGCCGACCCTGATATTCGGTGTGGGTGCATGGTTGGTGATATCTCTGATGCGCCGCGTAATGCCCTCTCTCCCAGGCGTACTCGTTGCCGTTGTGCTGGCCACTCTGGTGAGTGCGGTGGTCGGCTACGAGAACAAGAAGACGGTGTCTCTGGAACAGATTGAGGACCCGGTCATTGCTGAGGCGATAGATGCCTTCGGCAAGGTGCACATGCGTATCGGTGAGCTCACAAACGAGATTGCTGAGGTCAACCGTTATGCTGAAGAACTGAAGAAGCGTGGCAACGAGAAGGATTTCGCTGAGGCTGCCATGCTGGAGGCCAGTGCGGCGGTTTATTCGCAAAAGCTGGATAAGCTGAAATCGGAGAATACAGTGCGCCGCGTTGAACTGCATGCAATGCGGTTGACGCAGATCGCAGGTGATGACGGGGTGTCACGTTTCGTACCCGTCGCTGCTGTGGAGTCGACCGAGGGAGGTGTATGGCGTTTCCATGGTGTCGACAAAGATGGTGTCGTACTCTCATCGGGTGGTGCCGTTGTGGGCAATATTCCGGAAGGGTTGCCGAGTTTCGAAGTGCCTACTATCCAGTGGGAGCTCGTGATTGCGTTGCTGCCCGCCGCGCTGGTCATGGCACTGATCGGTTTCATGGAGGCAACCTCCATTTCCAAGGCCATCGCCACCAACACGGGTGAGCGAGTGGACACCAGCAAGGAGCTGGTGGGACAGGGTCTGGCGAACATCGCCGGCAGCTTCTTCGGCTCCTATACCGTTAGCGGCTCCTTCTCGCGCTCGGCCGTGGCTGCGCGTACGGGTGCGAAAACCGGTTTGTTCGCCATCATCAGTGCATTGGCCGTGATGCTGGTGCTGCTGTTCTTCACCGAGTATCTGTATCACCTGCCGCAGGCGGTGCTGGCGGTGATCGTGATGATGGCGGTGTTCAGCCTGATCCGTATCTCGCCGCTGGTGAACGCCTGGAAGTTCGATCGCATCGGCGCACTCATCGGCGTCATCACCTTTGTTGCCACCCTGTTAATGGCGCCATCGATTGCCAACGGAATCCTGCTTGGCGTGGCTCTGACCGTGCTTTACCACCTGGTGCGGATCATGAAGCCGCGTACCGAGATCGTCGGTCGCAAGGATGATGGCACCCTGGGCGGGATGCTCACGCATGGGCTCGAGCCGATCAGCGAGAACTTCGTACCGGTTCGTTTCGATGGCTCGCTCACCTTCATCAACGTGGCCTATTTCGAAGATGTGATCCTCGAGGCGCATAGCGATTTCCCGGATGCCAAGGCGATCCTCGTGATCGGCAGCAGCATCAACGAGATCGATGCCTCCGGTGAGGAGAAGGTACGCGAGGTGGCACAGCGCCTGCGCGAGGTGGGTGTGAAACTTGCCTTCAGCGGTCTCAAGCACCAGGTCATGCGAGTGATGGAGCGCAGTGGGCTGGTCAAAGAGCTGGGGGCAGATGCCTTCTATCCCGACAAGCAAAGTGCACTCGATGCAATGATCAAGCAATACGGTGCCGGCCCCGCGCCGGCGCGCAGCCCTGCCGCCGGCTAA
- a CDS encoding LysR family transcriptional regulator, which translates to MPEHLIRHATLRQLQVFEAIVRLGSFTRAAEELFLTQPTVSMQIKKLTDAVGLPLFEHVGRNVQPTEAGRELYDAGRRMFETLANLEMKMADLQGMKRGRLRLGVITTAQYFAPEILGEFSALYPGIEVALKVSNRDSIIERLQGNEDDLYIMGQAPEGEVEVEAFPFAPNPLVVIAPRNHPLVGERDIPLSRLAEEPFILREPGSGIRDAITRYFDAEGVRPKVRMELGSNEAIKHAVVGGLGLSVLSLHTLALEGTSGPVAILDIEGFPILRRWYLVYPKGKELSLLASTFLEFAKESETKIRERLFRIWPPLKEYDLDKVEPATRVKKKAARKG; encoded by the coding sequence ATGCCCGAGCACCTGATCCGGCATGCCACCCTGCGCCAGCTGCAGGTCTTCGAGGCGATTGTCCGCCTCGGCAGTTTCACGCGCGCGGCCGAGGAGCTGTTCCTGACCCAGCCCACGGTGTCCATGCAGATCAAGAAGCTCACGGATGCCGTGGGTCTGCCGCTGTTCGAGCATGTGGGGCGCAACGTGCAGCCCACCGAGGCCGGGCGCGAGCTGTACGATGCCGGCCGGCGCATGTTCGAGACCCTGGCCAACCTCGAGATGAAGATGGCCGATCTGCAGGGCATGAAGCGTGGTCGCCTGCGCCTGGGGGTTATCACCACGGCGCAGTATTTTGCGCCGGAGATCCTCGGTGAGTTCAGTGCGCTCTACCCGGGTATCGAAGTCGCCCTGAAGGTATCCAACCGCGACAGCATCATCGAACGCCTGCAGGGCAACGAGGACGACCTCTACATCATGGGCCAGGCCCCCGAGGGCGAGGTCGAGGTGGAGGCCTTTCCCTTCGCGCCCAACCCGCTGGTCGTGATCGCCCCGCGCAACCACCCGCTGGTCGGCGAGCGTGACATCCCCCTGTCCCGTCTGGCGGAAGAGCCCTTCATCCTGCGCGAACCCGGTTCCGGTATCCGCGATGCCATCACGCGCTACTTCGACGCCGAAGGCGTGCGGCCCAAGGTGCGCATGGAACTCGGCAGTAACGAGGCCATCAAGCACGCGGTGGTCGGCGGGCTCGGGCTGTCGGTGCTGTCCCTGCACACGCTGGCGCTGGAGGGCACCAGCGGTCCCGTGGCGATTCTCGACATCGAGGGTTTCCCGATCCTGCGGCGCTGGTACCTGGTGTATCCGAAGGGCAAGGAGCTCTCGCTACTGGCCAGCACCTTCCTCGAGTTTGCCAAGGAGAGCGAGACCAAGATCCGCGAACGCCTGTTCCGTATCTGGCCGCCGCTCAAGGAGTACGACCTCGACAAGGTCGAGCCCGCCACGCGGGTGAAGAAAAAGGCGGCGAGAAAGGGCTAG
- a CDS encoding CbbQ/NirQ/NorQ/GpvN family protein: MSDTPATAHRIASPPYYRPVGDEVALYEAAYAARLPVMLKGPTGCGKSRFVEYMAHRLGRPLVTVACNEDMTAADLVGRYLLDRHGTVWQDGPLTTAARIGAICYLDEVVEARQDTTVVIHPLTDHRRTLPLDRKGELVQAHPDFQLVISYNPGYQSLMKDLKPSTRQRFAALDFDYPEAAIETEIVAAESGVDEDTAARLVHIAERARHLKGHGLEEGISTRLLVYAGRLIAQGIEPLSACSMTLARPLTDDADMRDTLEAAIQACFG; encoded by the coding sequence ATGAGCGACACACCTGCCACAGCCCATCGCATTGCCAGCCCACCCTATTACCGCCCGGTCGGTGACGAGGTGGCGCTTTACGAGGCCGCCTATGCCGCACGCCTGCCGGTGATGCTCAAGGGGCCGACCGGCTGCGGCAAGTCGCGCTTCGTCGAGTACATGGCGCACCGGCTCGGTCGGCCGCTGGTCACCGTCGCCTGCAACGAGGACATGACGGCGGCCGATCTGGTGGGCCGCTATCTGCTCGATCGTCACGGCACGGTCTGGCAGGACGGTCCCCTGACCACGGCCGCACGCATCGGCGCCATCTGCTACCTCGACGAGGTGGTGGAGGCACGACAGGACACCACCGTGGTGATCCACCCGCTCACCGACCATCGCCGTACGCTGCCACTGGACAGGAAGGGCGAGCTGGTTCAGGCCCACCCGGACTTTCAGCTGGTGATCTCCTACAACCCGGGCTACCAGAGCCTGATGAAGGACCTGAAACCCTCGACCCGGCAGCGCTTCGCGGCGCTGGATTTCGACTACCCTGAGGCCGCCATCGAGACGGAGATCGTCGCTGCCGAAAGCGGCGTGGACGAAGATACGGCGGCGCGACTGGTGCACATCGCAGAACGCGCACGCCATCTGAAGGGACATGGACTGGAAGAAGGGATCTCGACGCGGCTGCTGGTCTATGCGGGCCGGCTCATCGCCCAGGGCATCGAACCGCTGTCCGCCTGCAGCATGACCCTGGCGCGCCCGCTCACAGACGATGCGGACATGCGCGATACGCTGGAGGCCGCGATCCAGGCCTGCTTCGGCTAG
- a CDS encoding alpha-glucosidase C-terminal domain-containing protein: protein MTRMMPKDSVWLERESAASLQRLLPRIEARFRERTEAGDWEAYVERLTRHFPRLFSRLHALYGGNYDFFYHLESILASATQMWLERPQELKALDAMREVDPRWYQSSRMVGAMCYVDRFAGDLEGLRERIPYLTELGITYLHLMPVFRTPKGDNDGGYAVSSYREINPGLGTMDDLAALATELRHHGISLVLDFIFNHTSDEHEWAQRALAGEEPFRDYYRMYPDREMPDAFERSMGEIFPEDHPGSFTYVNRIKKWVWTTFNTFQWDLNYENPEVFNRMLEEMLFLANQGVEVLRLDAVAFLWKRLGTDCQNLPEAHWLIQAFNAIASIVAPAVVFKSEAIVHPDEVTKYVSLDECPLSYNPEFMALMWEAMATRDVRVLNHALHRRFVLPEGCAWVNYARCHDDIGWAFSNSDVQAVGFDADEHRRFLTRFYTGRYEGSFARGQPFQENPLTGDARVSGTCASLCGLEQALAEDSAESVELAIRRILLLHGLIVTMGGVPLIYLGDEIGMLNDDGYDQDPGKAGDSRWLHRPVFDWARAADRSNAGTPVGQVYQGILRLIQLRQQNPAFQRAETDIADTGNAQVFGFFRTHDQHSVFVLANFSDQPQRLEARRLRQMGLRKTMVDLFAGRTLTATQELVMEPYQFMVLTRAV from the coding sequence ATGACCCGGATGATGCCCAAAGACTCCGTCTGGCTGGAACGCGAGAGTGCGGCCTCGCTACAACGGCTGCTGCCGCGCATCGAGGCGCGGTTTCGCGAGCGTACCGAGGCCGGTGACTGGGAGGCCTATGTCGAGCGTCTCACGCGGCACTTCCCGCGGCTCTTCAGTCGCCTGCATGCGCTGTATGGCGGCAACTACGATTTCTTCTATCACCTGGAGAGCATCCTCGCCTCCGCCACGCAGATGTGGCTGGAACGTCCGCAGGAGCTCAAGGCGCTGGATGCCATGCGCGAGGTGGACCCGCGCTGGTATCAGTCCAGCCGCATGGTCGGGGCGATGTGCTATGTCGACCGCTTTGCCGGCGACCTAGAGGGACTGCGCGAGCGTATTCCCTATCTCACCGAGCTGGGGATCACCTATCTGCACCTGATGCCGGTGTTCCGCACGCCGAAGGGCGACAACGACGGCGGCTATGCGGTGAGCAGCTACCGCGAGATCAACCCCGGGCTCGGCACCATGGACGACCTCGCGGCGCTGGCCACCGAGCTGCGGCACCATGGCATCTCGCTGGTGCTCGACTTCATCTTCAATCACACCTCCGACGAGCATGAATGGGCGCAACGCGCGCTCGCGGGCGAGGAGCCCTTCCGCGACTACTACCGCATGTATCCGGATCGCGAGATGCCGGATGCCTTCGAGCGCAGCATGGGGGAGATCTTCCCGGAGGATCACCCGGGCTCCTTTACCTACGTCAACCGCATCAAGAAATGGGTGTGGACGACCTTCAACACCTTCCAGTGGGATCTCAACTACGAGAACCCCGAGGTGTTCAACCGCATGCTGGAGGAGATGCTGTTCCTCGCCAACCAGGGGGTGGAGGTGCTGCGCCTGGATGCGGTGGCCTTTCTCTGGAAGCGGCTCGGTACCGACTGCCAGAACCTGCCCGAGGCGCACTGGCTGATCCAGGCCTTCAATGCCATCGCGAGCATCGTGGCACCGGCGGTGGTCTTCAAGTCCGAGGCCATCGTGCATCCGGATGAGGTGACCAAGTACGTGAGCCTGGATGAATGCCCCCTGTCCTACAACCCCGAGTTCATGGCCCTGATGTGGGAGGCCATGGCCACCCGCGACGTGCGCGTGCTGAATCATGCCCTGCACCGGCGCTTCGTCCTGCCGGAGGGCTGCGCCTGGGTGAACTATGCACGTTGTCACGACGACATCGGCTGGGCGTTCTCCAACAGCGACGTGCAGGCGGTGGGTTTCGATGCCGACGAACACCGGCGCTTTCTCACGCGTTTCTACACGGGACGTTACGAGGGCAGTTTCGCGCGCGGCCAGCCCTTCCAGGAAAACCCGCTGACCGGCGATGCGCGCGTCTCCGGGACCTGTGCCTCGCTCTGCGGTCTCGAGCAGGCACTGGCGGAGGACAGCGCGGAGTCGGTCGAACTGGCGATCCGTCGCATCCTGCTGTTGCACGGGCTGATCGTGACCATGGGCGGGGTGCCGCTCATCTATCTGGGCGACGAGATCGGCATGCTCAATGACGACGGCTACGACCAGGACCCGGGCAAGGCCGGCGACAGCCGCTGGCTGCATCGCCCGGTCTTCGACTGGGCACGCGCCGCCGATCGCAGCAACGCGGGCACCCCGGTCGGGCAGGTGTACCAGGGCATCCTGCGGCTGATCCAGCTGCGCCAGCAGAACCCCGCCTTCCAGCGCGCCGAGACCGATATCGCGGATACCGGCAATGCGCAGGTCTTCGGCTTCTTCCGCACCCACGACCAGCACAGCGTGTTCGTGCTCGCCAACTTCAGCGACCAGCCCCAGCGCTTGGAGGCGCGCCGTCTGCGCCAGATGGGCCTGCGCAAGACCATGGTCGATCTCTTCGCCGGCCGCACCCTCACCGCCACCCAGGAACTGGTGATGGAGCCCTACCAGTTCATGGTGCTGACCCGGGCGGTGTGA
- the tsaA gene encoding tRNA (N6-threonylcarbamoyladenosine(37)-N6)-methyltransferase TrmO, protein MGGNRHAITLQPIGYVHSCFREKFGIPRQPGLVPHARARIEILAPYNRPEAFRGIEDFSHLWISFLFHRHLGAAWRATVRPPRLGGNERVGVFATRSTYRPNPLGLSVVRLDRIEIAGDAVSLHVSGIDLLDGTPVVDIKPYLPYADALPEARGGFAPTPPDRTLGIAFTDSADREITAREAAGLADLRALITELLQLDPRPAYRGGETAAADYGMRLYDFDLRWRVEGKTVTVTALVACDED, encoded by the coding sequence ATGGGCGGGAACAGACACGCCATCACCCTGCAGCCCATCGGCTACGTGCATTCCTGCTTCCGGGAGAAGTTCGGCATCCCGCGCCAGCCGGGGCTCGTGCCGCATGCCCGCGCGCGCATCGAGATCCTCGCGCCCTACAACCGGCCCGAGGCCTTTCGCGGCATCGAGGACTTCTCGCACCTGTGGATCAGCTTCCTCTTCCACCGCCACCTCGGCGCCGCCTGGCGGGCCACCGTGCGCCCGCCGCGCCTCGGCGGCAACGAGCGCGTCGGCGTCTTCGCCACCCGCTCCACCTACCGGCCCAACCCGCTGGGTCTGTCGGTGGTGCGGCTCGACCGCATCGAGATCGCAGGCGATGCCGTCAGCCTGCATGTCAGCGGCATCGACCTGCTGGACGGCACCCCGGTCGTCGACATCAAGCCCTACCTCCCCTACGCCGACGCCCTGCCCGAGGCCCGCGGCGGCTTCGCCCCCACCCCGCCCGACCGGACACTCGGTATCGCCTTCACGGACAGCGCCGACCGGGAGATCACCGCGCGCGAGGCCGCCGGGCTGGCGGACCTGCGCGCCCTGATCACCGAGCTCCTGCAGCTGGACCCGCGCCCCGCCTATCGCGGCGGGGAGACCGCGGCGGCCGACTACGGCATGCGGCTGTACGATTTTGATCTTCGCTGGCGGGTGGAGGGGAAGACCGTCACCGTCACCGCGCTGGTGGCCTGCGACGAGGACTGA
- a CDS encoding DUF58 domain-containing protein: protein MIPARRLFLALWLLAALGLAAALWPVLAPAWGWALAALAGVVLVDALAAWRMRPPPVTRELAGSLPLGVRRPVTLRVHNPGRRRLRLEIYDHHPEAVTAEGLPQGATLAPDQHVELGYQIRPVERGELVFPGVQLRLTSPLGLWQRSLRVPLEGRAQVYPNFAAVSKYILLAMDNRLSQMGILKRRRRGEGQDFHQLREYRRGDSPRQIDWKASSRMRKLIAREYQDERDQEVVFLVDCGHRMFTRDDALSHFDHTLNALLLLGYVALRQGDAVGLGTFSGEQRWLRPAKGQAQLNHILNTVYDLQPTTQAPDYAQAVTQFLARQKKRALVIVITNLRDEDSEDLLPALHLLKKRHLVLLASMQERALEDVLQDEVEDFDDAIRVASTHRYLASRRRTFENVQASGILSLDVPPDRLSVALVNSYLDIKRSGRL, encoded by the coding sequence ATGATCCCCGCCCGCCGCCTCTTCCTCGCCCTCTGGCTGCTGGCCGCCCTGGGACTGGCCGCCGCCCTGTGGCCGGTGCTCGCCCCTGCCTGGGGCTGGGCCCTGGCCGCCCTGGCGGGGGTGGTCCTCGTCGACGCCCTGGCCGCCTGGCGCATGCGCCCGCCGCCGGTGACGCGCGAGCTGGCCGGCTCGCTGCCGCTGGGGGTGAGGCGGCCGGTCACCCTGCGGGTGCACAACCCGGGCCGGCGGCGGCTGCGTCTTGAGATCTACGACCACCACCCCGAGGCGGTGACGGCCGAGGGCCTGCCACAGGGCGCGACGCTGGCCCCGGACCAGCACGTCGAGCTCGGCTACCAGATCCGCCCCGTCGAACGGGGCGAGCTGGTCTTTCCCGGCGTGCAGCTGCGCCTCACCTCGCCGCTGGGCCTGTGGCAGCGCAGCCTGCGGGTGCCGCTGGAGGGACGCGCGCAGGTCTATCCGAACTTCGCCGCCGTGAGCAAGTACATCCTGCTGGCCATGGACAACCGCCTGAGCCAGATGGGCATCCTCAAGCGCCGCCGCCGCGGCGAGGGCCAGGACTTCCACCAGCTGCGCGAATACCGGCGCGGCGACTCCCCGCGCCAGATCGACTGGAAGGCCAGCTCGCGCATGCGCAAGCTCATCGCCCGCGAATACCAGGACGAGCGCGACCAGGAGGTGGTGTTCCTGGTGGACTGCGGACACCGCATGTTCACCCGCGACGACGCCCTCTCGCACTTCGACCACACCCTCAATGCCCTGCTGCTGCTCGGCTACGTCGCCCTGCGCCAGGGCGATGCCGTGGGCCTGGGCACCTTCAGCGGCGAACAGCGCTGGCTGCGCCCGGCCAAGGGCCAGGCCCAGCTCAACCACATCCTCAACACCGTCTACGACCTGCAGCCCACCACCCAGGCGCCGGACTACGCCCAGGCCGTCACCCAGTTCCTCGCCCGGCAGAAGAAGCGCGCCCTGGTGATCGTGATCACCAACCTGCGCGACGAGGACAGCGAGGACCTGCTGCCCGCCCTGCACCTGCTGAAGAAGCGCCACCTGGTGCTGCTCGCCAGCATGCAGGAGCGCGCGCTGGAGGACGTGCTGCAGGACGAGGTCGAGGACTTCGACGACGCCATCCGCGTGGCCAGCACCCACCGCTACCTCGCCTCGCGCCGCCGCACCTTCGAGAACGTCCAGGCCAGCGGCATCCTCAGCCTCGACGTGCCGCCCGACCGGCTCTCGGTGGCGCTGGTGAACAGCTACCTCGACATCAAGCGCAGCGGCAGGCTCTGA